Proteins encoded within one genomic window of Humulus lupulus chromosome 1, drHumLupu1.1, whole genome shotgun sequence:
- the LOC133802472 gene encoding histone H1-like, whose amino-acid sequence MEEKYQKVLPMNFKKLLSIQLKKYVKPERLVKVKNSFKISSIEKLKLTISEDLKNSKKELSPLPNQKFAEKVSRKGVKTKRLSQVKTPEGLKKPTATIRKTKVLTHFNTPEGLKKKMTKM is encoded by the coding sequence ATGGAAGAGAAGTATCAAAAGGTTTTGCCTATGAATTTCAAGAAACTCTTATCGATTCAATTGAAGAAGTACGTCAAACCTGAGAGGCTGGTAAAGGTGAAGAACTCGTTCAAGATTTCGTCCATTGAAAAACTGAAACTCACCATTAGTGAAGACCTTAAGAATAGCAAGAAAGAGCTTTCGCCACTGCCGAATCAAAAGTTTGCTGAGAAAGTCTCGCGCAAGGGGGTGAAGACCAAGAGGTTGAGTCAGGTTAAGACTCCGGAAGGCCTTAAGAAGCCAACGGCAACGATTAGGAAGACGAAGGTGTTGACTCATTTCAACACCCCTGAAGGGTTGAAGAAGAAGATGACTAAAATGTAA